Genomic DNA from Roseburia intestinalis L1-82:
GAATTGCTTATCCGTAGAATAAACGATCTGATATCCGGCTGCACCGTCCACTTTCTGGACTGTAACTTTTGCTTTTCTTCCCGAAACAGCTTTCATTTTCTTAATTGCAGATTTCTTTACGGTCACTTTCTGCCATTTCGCATATAAAGTAAGATTCTTTTTGCTGCTCTTTGAGATTGTTTTAATTCTCTTTGTATACTTGCTGTCTGTATACCAGCCCTTAAAGACATATCCCTTTTTGGAAGCAGATTTTAAATTTACCTTTTCATTGTAATAATATTCCGGGTTTTTGCTGCTGTTTTTACCTTTTCCTAACTTATAGGTAATTTTATAACCTACCGTGATCTTACAGGACGCGCTTACTCTGCTTCCATCTTTTGCCGTTGCCGTGATCGTGGTCACACCATTTTTCAATGCTTTTACTTTCCCATGCTTATCAACAGTCGCAACTTTTTTGTTGGAAGATGTCCACTTAACGTCTTTAATATCTGCATCAGATGGTGAAACAACAGCCTTTAATGTAAGCGTTGCACCTTTTTTCATTCCGGCTTTTGTTTTATTTAACGTGATTTTTTTAACTTTTACTTCTTTCTTCTCTGTTTCCGGTTTCTTTTCTGTATCTTTCTCCGGAGCATTTTTAATTTCTCCAAGTTTTACAGTACCAAATACTTCCGGTTTAGACCATCCCATTCCTGTTTCATCGTTCCAGCTCAATGTACCAATTCTTTTGCCACTTGCATCAGCATCATTGATCTGAAATTCAAGTCCGATCTCATCTCCGGCTTTTGGTGTGATATCCGTCCATTTAAATGACGCTTCAACAACATATCCGTCAGAAGTTATTTTTGCCACAGACTTCATATTCTCTTCAAGGCACTTTTTGCCATTAAATGAGTGATCATTTGCATAACTGATCCTGTACTGCTTGTCATCGTATTCATAAGAGTTGGATTTTCCATTATTTTCGTCGATAAATACTTCTAAGGAATCCTGCTCCCATGCATCACCGTTGGTATTATTGAGGACAGGATCTTTGATCTCGGCATATACATAAAAATTGTCTTTATCCCAGAGTAACTTCGCATTTGCAGAAACATTGGAGCCGAGATTGATTGTAATCGGAATGGTTCCGGCATTATCCCATACCGCATCTTTATCTCCGTCTACGGTAACTGTACCATAGGCAGCTTTCTCCACCCCTGGTTTCATCGTTACTTTCGCGTAATATTTACTGCTTGTTCCCTGTTTTCCTGTCAAATCATTAAATGCGGCTGTTTTATCCCCATTTGTGACCACAACATCCATTCCGATCACTTTTGCAACGGAAAGTCCTGATAACGGTACCTTTATGGTTGCCTGATAACCATTTTCTACTTCTGCTGCCTCGCTTCTTTTTACCGTTACGGTCACTGGTGTGATGTCATCTTTTCCGGAATTTGCAGAATCCACATAAACAGCAACTGCATCATTATCATCTTTTACGGCATCTTCTACCGTAACCTGCACGGTAAGACCATCTTTATCCCACATCGAAATAAAGGAAGCCGTGATATCATTCTGCATGATACTGTATGTCTTTCCTGTCACTGCATCACCTTTTTTCTCTGCAGCAACTACATCCTGAATTGACGGCTGGAGTCTGGATGCATCTACATACGCCCAGTACGCAGGTTTTGCTTTATAATTTCCATCAAAAAGCAATGGGCACTGCGCAGAGCCGTCTGCACCACCACCAACACCGGACTGTTCATGTAACCATGAATTTGGCTCGATGACCCCCCATACGGTCAATCCGGAAACGTTCGAACCATCTGCTTTTAAGCCTTTGATCGCATCGAATAACTGTTTATGGCAATATGCAATTTTAGTATACTCGCTCTCTTTTGTTGCCATACCTGATGTATAAGATGCACTTGATTTAAAATCAAGCTCTGTAAGCTGTACTTTTCCTGCAGCTTTTGCATATTTTTCAGCCACTGTTTTAAACTGCGTGGCAGAAAAACTATCCACACTGTAATGTGCCTGCATGCCAAATGCATCCAGTCTGGTTCCATCGGCAGCCTTTACATCATTGATGAGTTTTACAATACCCTCACATTTTGTATTATCCGTCTCACCAAAATCGTTGTAATAAAGCTCTACATTTTTCGGTGCATACTGGTTTGCATATCTGAAGGCATTGATGATAAATTCGTTGCTCTTATATACATGCCACCAGCTTGAATTATTTCCATGACGGATCTCATCGAGACTTTCCGCTGCACTCACGGTATCTGTACGGTAAGAGTTTCCAATGACAGCCTCATTTACAACATCCCAGCCATAAAATAATCCGTCATATTTTCCATTTGCAGCTTCCCCGAAGTAATGGTCAAAGACACTTGAAATAAACCATTCAAGACGGCGGTTCATGGTCTCTTTGTCCACATAAGGTTTGGTTTTATCATAATTTTCATGGAAAAACCATTCCTGTGTCTGGGAATGCCATACAAGGACATGACCACGGATACGGATTTTGTTATCCGGATTTTCATTATTCCACTCACAGATTTTATTTATTAATTTATCTGCACGTGAAAAGTCCAAGCTGTCACCGGCTTCATTTACGACCGGGACTTCAAGATCCTGTCCTTTAAATTGGATCGTCTTTGTGTTGACTTTATCCTCTAACTGATAGTTGAACAATGCATCCGGTTTTAATTCGTTTCCAAGTGTAACCGCATTAAAGTGTTTTTCCACCAGTTCCATCAGCGTATCATCATTGATCTCATCACCGGTCACTGCTGTGCCGGCAACTACATCATTGCCTAAAGCAGCTTTCACACTTTCTTTCCAGTCCGGGATGTCCTTCTCAATAGATGGCTTTTCTCTTTCAATCTTATTCATGGACACACCGGTCACATAGTAAGTCCCTTTTACGCAATCGCCCTGTCCATAGTTGGTTCCCTGTTCTATAATACGGATGACCACCTGATCTGCAGCTTTCGGTATTTTGAAAGTTCCCTCATATTTTGTCCATTCTCCAGCTTTTAATGTCTTTGTACAGTCTCCTGACAAAATACCTGCTGAATAACTTCCAAGATATGTTGCCTCACCACCGGAAACATAGAATGGTGCAAACTCCACATTTCTCTGCTCTTCCGGAGCATCTTTGTAATCATCGGACAATTTCGCCCAGAATGAGAATTTGTATGTTTCCCCTTTTTCAACCGCATCCGTGATATCCTGCGAAAAACAATCCCCAGGGGTGGCAGTTTCCTGATTACGTGTAAGTACACCGTATGTTTTAAGACCGGAATCTGCGATTTCTTCTTCCTCTGCTGCAACTGAAACAACCGATTCTCCGGCTGCACTGTTCCATGACTCCGCCGCTTCGGACGCTGCAAAATCACCGTTTTTTATAATATTATCCCCCAATTTTGCATCGCCTGCTCCTGCTTTCAGTTCAAAGGTCACGCTCACAAGACTTACCGTTGCATTTTCCGGTTTATCTTCCGTTATCATGATTCCGACTGCATCAATAGCGCCATCCCCCGATGGATTTATCGTATACTCCGTCTGTCCGCTTAATCCGTACTGTGTATTAGCTGCTGTTGCATCATCTCCACCGTTGTATACTTTCAGACTGATCGGTACT
This window encodes:
- a CDS encoding endo-1,4-beta-xylanase, which gives rise to MKRNWKAGVCAALCSAMVFTGIGPVLTPYLENAVVYADENENSGVKKVFTADQLKVAWGDADYELADGQWKLSFAKQYNQVKWTLPESIEMSQVNAVTFQVADQKVPISLKVYNGGDDATAANTQYGLSGQTEYTINPSGDGAIDAVGIMITEDKPENATVSLVSVTFELKAGAGDAKLGDNIIKNGDFAASEAAESWNSAAGESVVSVAAEEEEIADSGLKTYGVLTRNQETATPGDCFSQDITDAVEKGETYKFSFWAKLSDDYKDAPEEQRNVEFAPFYVSGGEATYLGSYSAGILSGDCTKTLKAGEWTKYEGTFKIPKAADQVVIRIIEQGTNYGQGDCVKGTYYVTGVSMNKIEREKPSIEKDIPDWKESVKAALGNDVVAGTAVTGDEINDDTLMELVEKHFNAVTLGNELKPDALFNYQLEDKVNTKTIQFKGQDLEVPVVNEAGDSLDFSRADKLINKICEWNNENPDNKIRIRGHVLVWHSQTQEWFFHENYDKTKPYVDKETMNRRLEWFISSVFDHYFGEAANGKYDGLFYGWDVVNEAVIGNSYRTDTVSAAESLDEIRHGNNSSWWHVYKSNEFIINAFRYANQYAPKNVELYYNDFGETDNTKCEGIVKLINDVKAADGTRLDAFGMQAHYSVDSFSATQFKTVAEKYAKAAGKVQLTELDFKSSASYTSGMATKESEYTKIAYCHKQLFDAIKGLKADGSNVSGLTVWGVIEPNSWLHEQSGVGGGADGSAQCPLLFDGNYKAKPAYWAYVDASRLQPSIQDVVAAEKKGDAVTGKTYSIMQNDITASFISMWDKDGLTVQVTVEDAVKDDNDAVAVYVDSANSGKDDITPVTVTVKRSEAAEVENGYQATIKVPLSGLSVAKVIGMDVVVTNGDKTAAFNDLTGKQGTSSKYYAKVTMKPGVEKAAYGTVTVDGDKDAVWDNAGTIPITINLGSNVSANAKLLWDKDNFYVYAEIKDPVLNNTNGDAWEQDSLEVFIDENNGKSNSYEYDDKQYRISYANDHSFNGKKCLEENMKSVAKITSDGYVVEASFKWTDITPKAGDEIGLEFQINDADASGKRIGTLSWNDETGMGWSKPEVFGTVKLGEIKNAPEKDTEKKPETEKKEVKVKKITLNKTKAGMKKGATLTLKAVVSPSDADIKDVKWTSSNKKVATVDKHGKVKALKNGVTTITATAKDGSRVSASCKITVGYKITYKLGKGKNSSKNPEYYYNEKVNLKSASKKGYVFKGWYTDSKYTKRIKTISKSSKKNLTLYAKWQKVTVKKSAIKKMKAVSGRKAKVTVQKVDGAAGYQIVYSTDKQFKKNVKKVTISGTSKTLGKLAKGKTYYVKVRAYKKDSTGAKVYGSFSSAKKIKISK